A genomic stretch from Bos javanicus breed banteng chromosome 3, ARS-OSU_banteng_1.0, whole genome shotgun sequence includes:
- the LOC133244717 gene encoding putative olfactory receptor 2B3: MQDFLWENQSSVSEFILLGFFKDSQINTILFNIFLFLYVSTLVGNGLIVTLIHLDSRLHTPMYFFLSVLSMLDMSYVTTPVPQMLVHLVCQKKTISYVGCVAQMYIFLVLGITEGWLFSVMAYDRYVAICYPLRYKVIMSPWLCGAMVVFCGLWGVSCSLVYTVFTMRLPYCGPNEINHFFCEVPAILKLACADTSLNDQVDFILGFILLLVPLSFILASYIRIFATILRVRSAQGWLKAFSTCASHITVVTVFCGPAMFMYMNPGANASPERDKKLALFYNVISAFLNPIIYSLRNKDVKRAFLKLTGWGRTTE, encoded by the coding sequence ATGCAGGATTTCCTCTGGGAGAACCAGAGCTCCGTGTCTGAGTTCATCCTTCTGGGCTTCTTCAAGGATTCCCAAATTAATACAATCCTCTTCaacatcttcctcttcctctatGTCTCTACTCTTGTGGGCAATGGGCTCATTGTCACCTTAATCCACCTGGACTCCCGCCTCCATACACCCATGTATTTTTTCCTCAGTGTCCTCTCCATGCTGGATATGAGCTATGTCACCACCCCTGTGCCCCAGATGTTGGTTCATCTGGTCTGTCAGAAGAAAACTATCTCTTATGTTGGGTGTGTGGCCCAGATGTACATCTTTCTGGTGTTGGGCATCACTGAGGGCTGGCTGTTCTCTGTCATGGCCTATGATAGATATGTGGCCATCTGCTACCCACTCAGGTACAAGGTTATCATGAGCCCATGGCTGTGTGGGGCAATGGTGGTCTTTTGTGGACTGTGGGGGGTGAGCTGCTCTCTAGTTTACACGGTCTTCACTATGCGCCTGCCCTACTGTGGCCCCAATGAGAtcaaccacttcttctgtgaGGTTCCTGCTATTCTGAAGCTGGCCTGTGCAGATACATCCCTCAATGACCAAGTAGATTTCATCCTAGGTTTCATCCTTCTTCTGGTACCCCTTTCCTTCATTCTGGCTTCTTACATCCGCATCTTTGCCACCATATTGAGAGTTCGCTCGGCCCAAGGTTGGCTcaaggccttctccacctgtgcctcccacATCACTGTGGTCACCGTGTTCTGTGGACCTGCCATGTTTATGTACATGAACCCTGGGGCCAATGCCTCCCCAGAGCGGGACAAGAAACTTGCCCTGTTCTACAACGTCATCTCTGCCTTTCTCAACCCCATTATCTATAGCCTCAGAAACAAAGATGTAAAGAGAGCTTTCCTCAAGCTAACAGGCTGGGGCAGGACCACTGAATGA
- the LOC133245224 gene encoding olfactory receptor 2A12-like, whose translation MWMPPGQNQSWVSEFILLGFSSDPTTNRTLFGAFLLLFLSSVLGNGLIITLICLDTHLHTPMYFFLCILSLLDMGCVTTTVPQMLVHLLSRSQTISFAGCWLQMYIFGAVGLTECILFVVMAFDRYVAICYPLRYTVILSWGLCTRLSAGTWACGFFFSLIHTFFTMRLPYCGPNMVNHYFCEGPSVRNLACMDTHVIEMVDLVISVFMVVAPLLIIVASYIRIAQAILKLKSMQARCKAFSTCASHLTVITFFYAPATYLYMRPNSSYSPEQDKQVSLFYNVFTALLNPVVYSLRNKDMKRAFLKVMGR comes from the coding sequence ATGTGGATGCCTCCAGGGCAGAACCAGAGCTGGGTTTCTGAATTTATCCTGCTTGGCTTCTCCAGTGACCCCACGACCAACAGGACCCTCTTCGGtgccttccttcttcttttcctgaGCTCAGTCCTTGGCAATGGGCTCATCATCACCCTGATATGCCTGGACACGCATCTCCAcactcccatgtacttcttcctctgtaTCCTCTCCCTGCTGGATATGGGCTGTGTCACCACCACTGTGCCCCAGATGCTGGTGCATCTTCTTTCTCGATCCCAGACCATCTCCTTTGCTGGTTGTTGGCTACAAATGTATATCTTTGGTGCCGTGGGCCTGACTGAGTGCATTTTATTTGTCGTCATGGCCTTTGACCGGTACGTGGCCATCTGCTATCCACTGCGTTATACTGTCATCCTCAGCTGGGGACTGTGCACACGACTGTCAGCTGGGACCTGGGCCTGTGGTTTCTTCTTCTCTCTGATCCACACTTTTTTCACCATGAGGCTGCCATACTGTGGGCCCAATATGGTCAACCACTACTTCTGTGAAGGCCCCTCAGTACGAAATTTGGCTTGCATGGATACCCACGTCATTGAAATGGTGGACCTGGTCATCAGTGTCTTCATGGTTGTTGCCCCACTCTTGATCATTGTGGCCTCCTACATCCGTATTGCCCAGGCCATTCTCAAGTTGAAGTCCATGCAGGCCCGCTGCAAGGCTTtctccacctgtgcctcccacctGACTGTGATCACATTCTTCTATGCTCCAGCCACCTACCTCTACATGAGGCCCAATTCAAGCTATTCCCCTGAGCAAGACAAGCAGGTGTCACTCTTTTATAATGTCTTCACTGCTCTGCTTAATCCTGTGGTCTACAGTCTGAGGAATAAGGACATGAAGAGGGCTTTTCTCAAAGTGATGGGGAGGTAG